In the Topomyia yanbarensis strain Yona2022 chromosome 3, ASM3024719v1, whole genome shotgun sequence genome, one interval contains:
- the LOC131691942 gene encoding cuticle protein 7-like translates to MLRFLSALAILAATAKSAPVQPAHYAFVAHHPHYEYVQHAVPEVHYPIHLVETDGHQYEELPQKYIVQAHDLHSHVDHSAESYVDSNVYSSGYSSLYGGDNHGQLYTSGNHGAYAKSYNDYYAYPKYNFEYGVDDPHTGDHKKQWEVRDGDVVKGGYMLKEADGTTRVVEYTADDHNGFNAVVKKIGHAYHPEPHVHQPQSVYGQLGNYAGAYATGEYYGKGATSYAKVWKQH, encoded by the exons ttcCTATCGGCCCTCGCCATCTTGGCAGCTACCGCCAAGTCTGCCCCAGTGCAACCGGCCCACTATGCTTTTGTAGCCCATCATCCGCACTACGAGTACGTCCAGCATGCTGTCCCCGAGGTACACTACCCAATCCATCTAGTCGAGACTGACGGTCACCAGTATGAAGAACTGCCCCAGAAATACATCGTACAAGCTCATGATCTACATAGCCATGTTGACCACAGCGCAGAGAGTTATGTTGATAGCAACGTCTATTCCAGCGGCTACAGCTCTCTGTACGGCGGGGACAACCATGGTCAGCTGTATACATCCGGCAACCATGGAGCGTACGCAAAAAGCTACAACGATTACTACGCCTACCCCAAGTACAATTTCGAGTATGGCGTTGATGACCCACACACCGGAGACCACAAAAAGCAATGGGAGGTTCGCGATGGGGATGTAGTCAAAG GAGGATACATGCTGAAGGAAGCCGACGGAACGACTCGTGTTGTCGAATACACCGCTGATGACCACAACGGATTTAACGCAGTTGTCAAGAAAATCGGTCATGCCTATCACCCGGAACCCCACGTCCACCAGCCGCAGAGCGTTTACGGCCAGCTAGGCAACTACGCTGGTGCCTATGCGACCGGTGAGTACTACGGTAAAGGTGCGACTAGCTATGCCAAGGTTTGGAAACAACACTAA